The Arachis ipaensis cultivar K30076 chromosome B05, Araip1.1, whole genome shotgun sequence nucleotide sequence ATATTCAATATCTTGAGATGTTAGTGATATATTGTGAATAAAGAAATCTTGAGATTTTTATACCTACACCTTGTTCTGATAGTCTCTACTCGATAGAAGCTTTTCAAAAGAATGTGTAATGTAAATTTGTAATTTCATGGTTGGGTTTCTTCTTATAGTGTTATCAAAGTGATTATTTTGTTATCTTTTTGCTTGGTTGAAGCAATTTCTCTTAATGTTTCAATTAAGTTTCTTTTAAAGGGAGAAAAGGCAATCCTCTGCGTTACTGATGCGTTATATGAATAGCGTATTCAGCCCTTTTGGTTGCCAAAATTGATGATTGAGCACATGCTTGCGAGTGCCATTTTTCTCCATATGGTTCTTGCATTCAGTTGCTCTCATATCATCATCATATGTATGAATTTTATCTGGTTGAATCCCTgcattttgatttgaattttatcttttcttttgatATAGAATTGGGAAGTTCTTTAGTGTTAACAGCCATTGGATTATAATTTTAGTAACAGTTTATAACTTATCCTCTCTTAGAAGGGATTATTAACTTTaggggtaagtacgattttggtgcCTTAAGTTTAGTGCCAGAATCGAATTCGTCCCTCTTGTTATTTTGCCATTAAAGTCGTCCCTaatgttttttttcgtattaaaatcgtcctttttattttttttggacaaaaatacccttttttttttttttaattttataatttttattattaaaataggataggggtagtttaggaataaaacaaaaaattttattgaaaatgacgattttaatacgaaaaaaaacattaaggacgactttaatggcaaaataacaagagggacgaattcgattctggcactaaacttaagggaccaaaatcgtacttacccctTAACTTTACAAAATATTAACCCTATTGAGATATGATTACAAtatcaacaattttttttatactaaCGAATTACAATTCCACACCATATGAAATGGGAAGAACAGAGTCCTTTTCTTGTGTCTTTTAAGGTTCTTGGGAGATGttacattttaatattttatatcatCTCTTTTCGGATTCCCTTGGGGCTCCACTTTTGCATGCGATTAGCTGTTTGCTCCACCTGCAAATTGTATTTATGATTTTATCACAAGGTAACATTAGatgattaaaaagaaaattacaaagcACAGGTTGAATAGGATGAAACATTCGGGGAAAAGAAACATTGTGTTGTAATAGCTCTTAATGCATAATGATTGATGGACAATGATTCTTCCAAATTCTACACAAAAAGTACTTAATTGGCTCGCTTAATGATGCTTGATTAAGACGTTGACATAACTAGCTtacatataataacaataacaatgtgTTACCTGTTTGGTCCAGTTGGTTCTCCAAATAATAACTGTGATGACCAAAATCTGAATAATACTTCCGGACAGTGTCCCTCCCCATAGCCCCTACATCCACCAAGGTATCAAATAATATAATGTAAATAAAGCCTAGAAGATGCTTTTCCATGCTGTAGTACTTTCATTATTGGTTATTGGATACATTAAAAATCAGTAAATTATgtatttttgtataaatataaataaattatttattctttatattttaatatatattctatattggtgtttaattttttatataaatgtaccataattaaatttattttttctttaaaggGACGCTTTGAAGATTAAGGAAGAAAAAATAATTGGTATAGAAACAAGGTCAAGGTGAATACCTTCACACCAAAATGTTGAATGAAACCAAGAAAATAGCCAAGTGAGAGTCCAAAAATGTAATAACATGCCAAGTTTATGTATCCAACCATTACTTGCCATCCACATCCCGTAGCAACACCTAtggacaaaataattaaaaaacaaaCTAAGGTTAATACCTAATAGTTAATGGAAATGGAATAACTCTACACAAACACAaggttctttccttttttttcttcctttttacgcgttttcttttttttttttttaattttataatttttattattaaaataggataggggtagtttaggaataaaacaaaaaattttattgaaaatgacgattttaatacgaaaaaaaacattaaggacgactttaatggcaaaataacaagagggacgaattcgattctggcactaaacttaagggaccaaaatcgtacttacccctTAACTTTACAAAATATTAACCCTATTGAGATATGATTACAAtatcaacaattttttttatactaaCGAATTACAATTCCACACCATATGAAATGGGAAGAACAGAGTCCTTTTCTTGTGTCTTTTAAGGTTCTTGGGAGATGttacattttaatattttatatcatCTCTTTTCGGATTCCCTTGGGGCTCCACTTTTGCATGCGATTAGCTGTTTGCTCCACCTGCAAATTGTATTTATGATTTTATCACAAGGTAACATTAGatgattaaaaagaaaattacaaagcACAGGTTGAATAGGATGAAACATTCGGGGAAAAGAAACATTGTGTTGTAATAGCTCTTAATGCATAATGATTGATGGACAATGATTCTTCCAAATTCTACACAAAAAGTACTTAATTGGCTCGCTTAATGATGCTTGATTAAGACGTTGACATAACTAGCTtacatataataacaataacaatgtgTTACCTGTTTGGTCCAGTTGGTTCTCCAAATAATAACTGTGATGACCAAAATCTGAATAATACTTCCGGACAGTGTCCCTCCCCATAGCCCCTACATCCACCAAGGTATCAAATAATATAATGTAAATAAAGCCTAGAAGATGCTTTTCCATGCTGTAGTACTTTCATTATTGGTTATTGGATACATTAAAAATCAGTaaattatgtatttatgtataaatataaataaattatttattctttatattttaatatatattctatattggtgtttaattttttatataaatgtaccataattaaatttattttttctttaaaggGACGCTTTGAAGATTAAGGAAGAAAAAATAATTGGTATAGAAACAAGGTCAAGGTGAATACCTTCACACCAAAATGTTGAATGAAACCAAGAAAATAGCCAAGTGAGAGTCCAAAAATGTAATAACATGCCAAGTTTATGTATCCAACCATTACTTGCCATCCACATCCCGTAGCAACACCTAtgga carries:
- the LOC107642222 gene encoding protein DETOXIFICATION 35-like, with protein sequence MVGYINLACYYIFGLSLGYFLGFIQHFGVKGLWGGTLSGSIIQILVITVIIWRTNWTKQVEQTANRMQKWSPKGIRKEMI